In Argiope bruennichi chromosome 4, qqArgBrue1.1, whole genome shotgun sequence, a single window of DNA contains:
- the LOC129965912 gene encoding sulfotransferase 1C2-like: protein MSTPSKEKAQKPKIPWYQDVDGFRIPGMFSVEAYKSALAYEPRPNDLFIITYPKCGTTWVQNIVACIFREGKPFGSALEFFTETPFLEMTGAEVAVKMKRPGAIKLHLPFHLTPWSSEAKYIFVARNPKDCCVSFYHHTESMPGYCFEDGDFDDYFELFINGEVDFGDYFDTTLSWWDHRNDPNVLFITYEQLKKDTVNNVLKIADFIGPEYKEKLEKNEKMLQDVIHHSSFNFMKEHLNKHLTEMSKIPKEMIRNNPDIPAGMREMLLGDKFEMMKKDATGMTFVRKGIVGDWRNHFSPSQNARLEKKFRERFAGTGLLDLWKDDM from the exons ATGTCAACTCCAAGTAAGGAAAAGGCTCAAAAACCAAAGATACCCTGGTATCAGGATGTAGATGGTTTCCGGATTCCGGGCATGTTTTCAGTGGAGGCATACAAATCTGCTTTGGCTTACGAACCCAGACCCAATGATTTGTTCATAATTACCTACCCAAAATGTGGAACAACTTGGGTGCAGAACATAGTAGCTTGTATTTTCCGGGAGGGAAAACCCTTTGGATCAGCCCTTGAGTTCTTCACTGAAACTCCCTTCCTGGAAATGACAGGAGCTGAAGTTGCAGTGAAGATGAAAAGGCCCGGGGCCATCAAACTTCATCTACCATTCCATCTGACTCCATGGTCTTCAGAGGCCAAGTATATTTTTGTAGCCAGAAATCCAAAG gATTGCTGTGTTTCTTTCTACCATCATACGGAGAGCATGCCTGGATACTGCTTCGAGGATGGAGATTTCGACGACTATTTTGAACTCTTCATCAACGGGGAAGTGGATTTCGGAGATTACTTCGATACTACGCTCTCCTGGTGGGATCACAGGAATGATCCGAATGTGCTTTTCATCACTTATGAACAACTGAAGAAGGACACAGTCAACAATGTCCTGAAAATAGCCGATTTCATTGGACCTGAATACAAG GAGAAACTGGAGAAGAACGAGAAAATGCTCCAGGATGTGATCCACCACAGCAGCTTCAACTTTATGAAGGAGCATCTGAATAAGCACTTGACGGAAATGAGCAAAATCCCCAAGGAAATGATACGGAACAATCCAGACATTCCTGCTGGCATGCGTGAGATGTTGCTCGGAGATAAgtttgaaatgatgaaaaaagatGCTACCGGAATGACTTTTGTTAGGAAAG GTATTGTAGGAGACTGGCGGAATCATTTCTCACCTAGTCAGAATGCcagattggaaaaaaaattcagagagaGATTTGCAGGAACTGGTCTCCTGGATTTGTGGAAAGATGATATGTGA
- the LOC129965946 gene encoding sulfotransferase 1C2-like, with amino-acid sequence MTGAKAGEVLKRPGAIKLHLPFRLTPWSPEAKYIYVARNPKHCFVSLYYHTEGMPGYRFEDGNLDDFFELFMNGEVEFGDYFETTLSWWEHRNDPNVLFITYEQLKKDTKGYVLKIAEFIDSKYGEKLEKDEKMLQDVIHHSSFGFMKEHLNRHLTELMTMPREMIEQNPDIPQGLRKMLLSGNFQMMKKDAEGVNFVRKGIVGDWKTHLSPEQNARLEKKFMEKFAGTGLLELWKDDM; translated from the exons ATGACCGGTGCGAAGGCGGGTGAAGTTCTGAAGAGACCTGGAGCAATAAAGCTCCACCTACCATTCCGCTTGACACCTTGGTCTCCAGAAGCCAAATATATTTATGTAGCTAGAAATCCAAAG CACTGCTTTGTATCTCTTTACTACCACACTGAAGGTATGCCTGGTTATCGTTTTGAAGACGGAAACCTGGACGACTTTTTTGAGCTTTTTATGAATGGAGAAGTAGAGTTCGGTGATTACTTCGAAACCACTCTATCCTGGTGGGAACACAGAAACGATCCGAATGTCCTCTTCATTACCTACGAGCAATTAAAGAAGGACACGAAAGGATATGTTCTGAAAATAGCTGAATTTATAGACTCAAAATATGGG GAGAAACTTGAAAAGGACGAAAAAATGCTCCAAGATGTTATCCATCACAGCAGTTTTGGCTTCATGAAGGAGCACCTAAACAGACACTTGACGGAACTGATGACCATGCCCAGGGAGATGATTGAACAAAATCCCGACATTCCTCAGGGACTCAGAAAAATGCTGTTGTCGGGGAACTTCCAGATGATGAAGAAAGACGCGGAAGGAGTGAACTTTGTTCGGAAAG GTATTGTCGGAGATTGGAAGACTCACCTTTCACCAGAACAGAACGCTCGACTGGAGAAGAAATTCATGGAAAAGTTT